A single Triticum dicoccoides isolate Atlit2015 ecotype Zavitan chromosome 2A, WEW_v2.0, whole genome shotgun sequence DNA region contains:
- the LOC119353254 gene encoding uncharacterized protein LOC119353254 isoform X2, producing the protein MLATGISRHFTSCIAQTGGISLQREDRQHPRGRGVVPAHCSQRTGAHARLHMHRSRQTVWPAQVFLSSSATAEDHGGRSFTGASSPTASATSRRGQEYRLTFFSMDGY; encoded by the exons ATGCTGGCCACCGGAATCTCTCGTCACTTCACATCTTGCATCGCGCAGACAGGGGGCATCAGCCTGCAGCGAGAGGATCGGCAACATCCGCGCGGCCGCGGCGTCGTGCCGGCCCACTGCTCGCAAAGGACAGGAGCCCATGCACGGCTGCACATGCACAGAAGCAGGCAAACTG TTTGGCCCGCCCAGGTTTTTCTTTCAAGCTCTGCCACTGCCGAAGACCACGGTGGGAGAAGTTTTACAGGAGCCTCGTCACCAACAGCGTCTGCAACGTCTCGGAGGGGACAAGAATATCGCCTGACATTTTTCTCAATG GATGGCTACTGA
- the LOC119353254 gene encoding uncharacterized protein LOC119353254 isoform X1 codes for MLATGISRHFTSCIAQTGGISLQREDRQHPRGRGVVPAHCSQRTGAHARLHMHRSRQTGFSFKLCHCRRPRWEKFYRSLVTNSVCNVSEGTRISPDIFLNGWLLTKFRYMEFRDQFCNFFFAGISSAT; via the exons ATGCTGGCCACCGGAATCTCTCGTCACTTCACATCTTGCATCGCGCAGACAGGGGGCATCAGCCTGCAGCGAGAGGATCGGCAACATCCGCGCGGCCGCGGCGTCGTGCCGGCCCACTGCTCGCAAAGGACAGGAGCCCATGCACGGCTGCACATGCACAGAAGCAGGCAAACTG GTTTTTCTTTCAAGCTCTGCCACTGCCGAAGACCACGGTGGGAGAAGTTTTACAGGAGCCTCGTCACCAACAGCGTCTGCAACGTCTCGGAGGGGACAAGAATATCGCCTGACATTTTTCTCAATG GATGGCTACTGACTAAATTCAGATATATGGAGTTCCGGGATCAGTTCTGcaactttttttttgcgggaatcaGTTCTGCAACTTGA
- the LOC119353255 gene encoding protein PYRICULARIA ORYZAE RESISTANCE 21-like, translated as MAEKVSTLIIEANLECEECYRKIQKVLCKLQEKEKIRTINFDTKKNTVTVSGPFDPVKLSKKLRCKACKAIKDIKIIEEKKPDAKKPEEKKPEEKKPAADGCKCCCKKPDEKKPDEKKKADEKKPEEKKEEKKEEKKEEKKKTDEKKGEEKPKPAAPAAPSTTVNLQFTQMCNLCYPWPCSDPSHWGGVHQYPHPQQPQWPCEPPQMPAYPAPHHPQHPPWAVPATPKRQTCGGPAYCGGGCGSCGGGGGGGGYGAWPPPMPTPLQMMQPPPMGCGGPASSCRGCKGCRIVQEGRFIYEEYPPSACTVM; from the exons ATGGCAGAGAAG GTATCCACGTTGATCATTGAAGCCAACCTCGAATGCGAGGAATGCTACAGGAAGATTCAGAAAGTGCTATGTAAACTCCAAG AGAAGGAGAAGATCAGGACCATCAACTTCGACACCAAGAAGAACACGGTGACCGTCTCCGGCCCATTCGACCCGGTGAAGCTGTCCAAGAAGCTGCGATGCAAGGCGTGCAAGGCTATCAAGGACATCAAGATCATCGAAGAAAAGAAGCCCGATGCCAAGAAGCCGGAGGAGAAGAAGCCAGAGGAGAAGAAGCCGGCCGCcgatggctgcaagtgctgctgcaaGAAGCCCGATGAGAAGAAGCCGGATGAGAAGAAGAAGGCCGACGAGAAGAAGCCggaagaaaagaaggaagaaaagaaggaggaaaagaaggaagaaaagaagaagacggATGAGAAGAAGGGCGAGGAGAAGCCCAAACCGGCCGCGCCGGCGGCACCGTCGACGACGGTGAACCTGCAGTTCACGCAGATGTGCAACCTCTGCTACCCGTGGCCGTGCAGCGACCCGAGCCACTGGGGAGGCGTGCATCAGTACCCGCATCCCCAGCAGCCGCAGTGGCCGTGCGAGCCGCCGCAGATGCCGGCCTACCCCGCCCCGCACCACCCTCAGCACCCGCCCTGGGCGGTGCCGGCGACCCCGAAGAGGCAGACGTGCGGAGGCCCGGCGTACTGCGGAGGAGGGTGCGgctcgtgcggcggcggcggcggtggcggcgggtacGGGGCGTGGCCGCCGCCGATGCCGACGCCGCTGCAGATGATGCAGCCCCCGCCGATGGGCTGCGGCGGGCCGGCATCGTCGTGCAGAGGGTGCAAGGGCTGCCGGATCGTGCAGGAGGGGAGGTTCATCTACGAGGAGTACCCGCCCAGTGCGTGCACCGTCATGTGA